From Cryptococcus neoformans var. neoformans B-3501A chromosome 6, whole genome shotgun sequence, the proteins below share one genomic window:
- a CDS encoding hypothetical protein (HMMPfam hit to FAD_binding_1, FAD binding domain, score: 96.0, E(): 9e-26; HMMPfam hit to Flavodoxin_1, Flavodoxin, score: 117.8, E(): 2.6e-32; HMMPfam hit to NAD_binding_1, Oxidoreductase NAD-binding domain, score: 56.6, E(): 6.6e-14) produces MIPMILYASETGNAQDTAERVARAFRANGRAVTCLPMDQFPISALPHTYLLILLTSTHGRGDPPPAMLPLWTALLRSSLPEDILEDVHFALFGLGDSSYERFCYAGKMLLRRMEQLGATKMGEPAWGDERSPNGIEDAFLPWLQQTLDLYLPYLPLISPTPKIIESTVLPPPIYKISPASTSKSVEHDLSLERLSISFPIPNGKPAPVRVEDQARDKASTSRTKPDDWVWATLKKNIRLTSKDWWQDVREIELEFDDPDTKPYTAGSICSLQPQSREDDVNMFLEMMELTSQADEVVTIESLLDEQPLPSHLPPAGTPTTLRSLLTNHLDIRYSPRKSFFEWLRRLSTNEMERERLDEFISDPDEIHTYATRPSRTIVETLADFRFTRIPMSHILEILPPLRRRQFSIASSWEDHPGKVQLLVALIEYKTNLKIPRKGLCSSWLNGLPVGTRIPIHIASPTLFLPQDPEVPIILVGPGTGVAPMRAFVEIRVRQGAAKNTSLYFGCRSSTTDYFFESEWDVHREKGVKIQVAASRDQEERIYVQHLIKRDKEYVKEWIVDKKGWLFISGSSNAMPREVREAVAWCISKEGAGDMTEEESKAYVEQMFEDKRGGEESW; encoded by the exons ATGATTCCCATGATATTATACGCTTCAGAAACTGGCAATGCTCAAGATACAGCGGAGCGCGTGGCCCGCGCTTTCAGAGCAAACGGCAGAGCTGTGACCTGTCTCCCAATGGACCAGTTCCCCATTTCAGCCCTTCCACATACCTATCTTCTGATACTCCTCACCTCGACCcacggaagaggagatccACCCCCGGCTATGCTCCCTCTTTGGACAGCTTTGTTGCGGTCATCATTACCGGAGGACATTCTGGAGGATGTACACTTCGCTCTTTTTGGACTTGGGGATAGCAGTTACGAGCGCTTCTGTTACGCTGGGAAGATGTTGCTGCGAAGGATGGAGCAATTGGGGGCTACAAAGATGGGTGAACCAGCTTGGGGGGATGAGAGATCACCAAATGG TATTGAGGACGCCTTTTTGCCATGGCTCCAGCAAACTTTAGACCTCTATTTGCCTTATCTGCCGTTAATATCTCCAACTCCCAAAATTATTGAATCCACTGTTTTACCTCCGCCAATATACAAGATTTCTCCCGCTTCCACTTCGAAATCCGTGGAACACGATCTATCGTTGGAACGCCTTTCGATCTCATTCCCGATTCCGAATGGCAAACCTGCTCCCGTCCGAGTCGAAGATCAAGCCAGAGATAAAGCTTCAACATCTAGAACCAAGCCAGATGATTGGGTCTGGGCTACGCTCAAAAAGAATATTAGATTAACGAGCAAAGATTGGTGGCAAGATGTAAGGGAGATAGAGCTGGAGTTTGACGACCCTGATAC GAAACCTTACACTGCCGGATCAATATGCTCCCTACAACCCCAGTCCAGGGAGGATGATGTCAACATGtttttggagatgatggagctTACCTCACAAGCGGATGAAGTCGTCACTATCGAGTCTCTTCTTGATG AGCaaccccttccttcccatcttccaccAGCTGGCACTCCGACGACTTTACGTTCGTTGCTGACAAATCATCTCGACATACGGTATTCTCCCCGTAAAAGCTTTTTCGAGTGGCTACGACGTCTTAGCACGAACGAAATGGAGAGGGAGCGTCTCGATGAATTTATATCCGATCCA GATGAGATACATACATACGCGACTAGGCCGTCACGCACGATAGTTGAGACACTAGCAGACTTTAGGTTCACTCGAATACCCATGTCGCATATCTTGGAAAtactccctcctcttcgaaGACGGCAATTCTCAATTGCAAGCTCATGGGAA GATCATCCGGGAAAAGTACAGCTGCTCGTCGCTTTGATCGAGTACAAAACCAATCTAAAAATCCCAAGGAAAGGTCTTTGCTCATCATGGCTCAACGGACTCCCTGTGG GTACGCGCATCCCAATACACATCGCTTCACCAACTttgttccttcctcaagACCCTGAAGTACCTATCATCCTTGTCGGTCCGGGGACGGGTGTTGCGCCTATGAGGGCTTTCGTAGAGATCCGAGTCAGACAAGGTGCTGCCAAAA ATACGTCCCTTTACTTTGGCTGTCGATCGTCCACCACAGATTATTTTTTCGAATCCGAATGGGATGTGCACCGCGAAAAGGGTGTCAAAATCCAAGTCGCGGCGAGTAGAGACcaggaagaaagaatttACGTGCAGCATTTGATAAAAAGGGATAAAGAGTATGTAAAAGAGTGGATCGTAGATAAGAAGGGATGGTTGTTCATCTCTGG ATCATCTAATGCAATGCCCCGCGAAGTAAGAGAGGCTGTAGCTTGGTGTATTTCCAAAGAAGGTGCGGGGGATatgacagaagaagaatcaaAGGCGTATGTGGAGCAAATGTTTGAGGATAAGCGAGGTGGCGAAGAAAGTTGGTAG
- a CDS encoding hypothetical protein (HMMPfam hit to Pkinase, Protein kinase domain, score: 318.9, E(): 7.2e-93), which translates to MGPNTRPAPQAPTHYSRHRPQSITGNNAPQSRTKPRIGQYIVERTLGTGSFGKVKLATHAVTGHQVALKLINRSKITTPDMNARVKREIQYLKVLRHPHIIKLYEVITTPTDVIMVMEYAGEELFNYIVQKGKHGMTEDEARRFFQQMIGAIEYCHKHHIVHRDLKPENLFLDSRRNIKIGDFGLSNLMTDGDFLKTSCGSPNYAAPEVISGKLYSGPEIDVWSAGVIMFVLLCGKLPFDDEHIPTLFKKIENGVFHIPSHVSEPARHLLKRMLEVDPLKRCTIAEIRQMPFFQENLPRYLQPLPELADMERYPSLTMDDMTTLLLINEGQADPKKVAEDKGLVFSEDLGVIDPDIVEELLEKITTYSEGMVWEALKMPGDNQVKVAYQLVRDHRRILKDSNAYEDEDSSAMEEFMASSPPAWNADIAPPIDVQQNGADEYPDLEDVDLEIQDIPNAHFDVLDSSLPGWMTPPSSSTSAMSTPTTTHPTSAQNSANPSFSSVTSDTTASGSTAEEAARALLSPAPSSASQSVTSFSSPTPQPQPQRRLDKSMTKPKWHFGIRSRSPPMEVMLEIYRTLNVLGMQWRLKDIPLPDIGGAPPGGYSEEVELVLEDLKEKNGERPVMGRKPPSKKDAMAQEKLAQGLYHVETRARYGDVMVRMDLQLYRVDDQHYLVDFRNLGYYMVSEKDMSLPDVSRQGHSHEEGASNAGGSVPSATSATAAGAKEAGIGGVSGPFHFLEMACQLIAELASG; encoded by the exons ATGGGGCCAAATACGAG ACCAGCACCCCAAGCACCGACACACTACTCACGCCACCGTCCACAAAGCATCACCGGCAACAATGCGCCGCAATCTCGCACAAAGCCACGGATCGGCCAGTATATCGTCGAGCGCACGCTTGGTACTGGCTCCTTCGGCAAGGTAAAAT TGGCGACACATGCTGTGACGGGCCATCAAGTTGCTCTTAAGCTCATCAACCGCTCCAAGATAACAACGCCGGATATGAACGCCCGAGTCAAGAGAGAGATCCAATACCTCAAAGTGCTCAGACATCCTCATATCATTAAACT TTACGAAGTAATCACCACTCCTACAGATGTCATCATGGTCATGGAGTACGCTGGCGAGGAGCTCTTCAACTACATCGTCCAGAAAGGCAAGCATGGA AtgacagaagatgaagctcGAAGGTTCTTTCAGCAAATGATCGGTGCTATCGAATACTGCCACAAACATCACATCGTGCATCGTGATCTCAAACCTGAAAA CCTGTTTCTTGATTCCCGACGGAATATCAAGATTGGTGATTTCGGTCTGTCTAATTTGATGACGGATGGTGACTTCCTCAAGACATCTTGTGGTAGCCCAAACTATGCCGCACCGGAAGTCATTTCTGGAAA GCTGTACTCTGGCCCGGAAATTGATGTTTGGAGTGCGGGAGTGATCATGTTTGTGTTGTTGTGCGGCAAGCTTCCATTTGACGATGAGCATATCCCTACACTCTTCAAAAAGATTGAAA ATGGCGTTTTCCACATCCCTTCGCACGTCTCTGAGCCTGCTCGACACCTGCTCAAACGGATGCTCGAAGTTGATCCTCTCAAACGATGTACCATTGCCGAAATCCGACAGatgcccttcttccaggAAAACCTCCCTCGTTACCTTCAACCATTACCCGAACTCGCCGATATGGAACGTTACCCGTCTTTAACCATGGACGATATGACAACATTGCTGTTGATCAATGAAGGTCAGGCGGATCCTAAAAAAGTGGCGGAAGATAAGGGTTTGGTATTCTCAGAGGATTTGGGGGTGATTGACCCAGATATAGTGGAAGAGTTATTGGAAAAGATTACGACGTATTCAGAAGGGATGGTTTGGGAGGCGTTGAAGATGCCGGGGGATAATCAGGTGAAAGTTGCGTATCAGTTGGTTAGGGATCATAGAAGGATTCTTAAGGATT CGAATGCGtacgaggacgaggattCATCTGCGATGGAAGAGTTTatggcttcttcccctcctgCATGGAACGCTGACATCGCA CCGCCCATAGATGTGCAGCAAAATGGTGCCGACGAATATCCTGATCTTGAGGACGTCGATCTCGAGATTCAAGACATTCCAAACGCCCATTTCGATGTGCTCGACAGTTCTCTTCCTGGATGGATGACTC ctccatcatcctcaacatccGCCATGTCCACGCCCACAACCACGCATCCCACCTCTGCCCAAAATTCTGCCAACCCTTCATTTTCTAGCGTCACATCCGATACTACCGCGTCCGGTTCCACAGCGGAGGAGGCTGCGCGcgctctcctctcccccgcaccatcctctgcttctcaaAGCGTCACTTCCTTTAGTTCCCCCACGCCTCAACCACAGCCTCAAAGGCGACTCGACAAGAGTATGACTAAACCCAAATGGCATTTCGGTATCCGTTCACGTTCACCTCCGATGGAGGTTATGCTTGAGATTTACAGGACGCTGAATGTACTCGGTATGCAGTGGCGTTTGAAAGATATCCCCTTACCTGATATTGGAGGGGCCCCGCCAGGAGGTTATtcggaagaggtggaatTGGTGTTGGAGgacttgaaggagaagaatggggaGAGACCGGTGATGGGGAGGAAGCCGCCTAGTAAGAAGGATGCAATGGCCCAGGAAAAGCTGGCGCAGGGATTGTACCATGTAGAGACAAGAGCGAGATACGGCGATGTCATG GTTCGAATGGACCTCCAACTCTACAGAGTCGACGACCAGCATTACCTCGTAGACTTTAGAAATCTGGGATACTATATGGTTTCGGAAAAGGACATGTCCTTGCCAGATGTCTCGAGACAAGGGCACAGTCACGAAGAAGGAGCATCGAATGCTGGAGGTTCTGTGCCTTCTGCAACGAGCGCGACCGCAGCGGGCGCAAAGGAGGCTGGGATCGGAGGTGTTTCTGGGCCATTCCACTTTTTGGAGATGGCCTGCCAGTTGATCGCAGAGCTCGCTAGTGGATAA
- a CDS encoding hypothetical protein (Match to ESTs gb|CF194340.1|CF194340, gb|CF187267.1|CF187267; HMMPfam hit to Mov34, Mov34/MPN/PAD-1 family, score: 61.3, E(): 2.5e-15): protein MSLDTSSSAIHLQLPPTSSSLRPPSQITVHPSVIAQILTHHSRHSADSESTRVIGALMGNRSDNGQEVDIRSCFAVPHTEQGQQISVDRPFQQDMVNFLAKNGTKEVIVGWYASQKTVNSNSAIIQEYFSFETNPYPAVHLTVDTDIEESGKGLGVKGWVSQPLGLTSKSECSVFVPVPVSIKYADSERAALDLLTAPQPTPSPALPPLPTLSNSLSQLSSLIDQCLAYVQSVNNGSQTPDVEIGRYLLEGLGRWSASGNEDEGGVKAGLQDTLTVEYLSSLVRSQVELAGRLSLLQQPVAQQ, encoded by the exons ATGTCTCTTGacacctcttcctccgccatccacctccaactCCCCCCCACGTCATCCTCTCT CCGTCCGCCTTCCCAAATCACCGTTCACCCTTCGGTCATCGCTCAAATCCTCACCCACCACTCTCGCCACTCTGCCGATTCTGAATCTACACGAGTGATCGGTGCCCTTATGGGTAACCGATCTGACAATGGTCAGGAAGTCGACATTCGATCATGTTTCGCCGTCCCTCATACCGAACAAGGCCAGCAGATCTCTGTCGACAGGCCGTTCCAGCAAGACATGGTCAACTTCCTCGCCAAGAACGGTACCAAGGAAGTTATTGTTGGGTGGTACGCTAGCCAGAAGACTGTCAACTCCAATTCTGCCATCATCCAAGAATATTTTTCTTTTGAGACCAACCCTTACCCTGCCGTCCACTTGACCGTTGACACCGACATTGAAGAGTCTGGAAAGGGTCTTGGTGTGAAGGGATGGGTTTCTCAGCCTTTGGGTTTGACTAGCAAGTCAGAGTGCTCTGTCTTTGTGCCCGTTCCTGTGTCTATCAAGTACGCCGACTCTGAGCGTGCCGCCT TGGACCTTCTCACCGCCCCCCAACCAACTCCTTCCCCTGCTCTTCCCCCCCTCCCCaccctctccaactctctctctcaactttcttccctcatcGACCAATGTCTCGCCTACGTCCAATCCGTCAACAACGGTTCCCAAACCCCCGATGTCGAGATCGGCCGATACCTCTTGGAGGGCCTCGGCAGATGGTCTGCGAGCGGaaacgaagatgagggCGGCGTCAAGGCTGGCTTGCAAGACACTTTGACAGTGGAGTATCTGTCGAGTTTGGTTAGGAGTCAGGTCGAGTTGGCGGGCAGGTTGTCACTCTTGCAACAGCCTGTTGCTCAGCAGTAG
- a CDS encoding hypothetical protein (HMMPfam hit to Carn_acyltransf, Choline/Carnitine o-acyltransferase, score: 758.5, E(): 3.3e-225) codes for MTTIPQIPSDTTTTKPHINPSPNPPPRPPDLPRLPIPPLKDTCARYLRALEALQSPKEHAKTKEVVKEFLEGGEGAMWQEKLEEYAKDKESYIEEFWYESYLSHSDSVVLSLNPFFVLSSDVTPRSNPQLSRAAALITSTLFFIHDLRNGLLQPDAVRGIPLDMSQYERLFGTCRVPTDTGCRMEVHGNGRHMVVLRRGQFYWFDCLDSKNRPLLTDREILHNLDAIVKDADKIPTHEIAKDSVGILTTESRKIWSGLRSDLINSNKLNKSCLEVVESALFIVCLDDAGPEDMAELCSNFLCGGYKLEGGVQVGTCTNRWYDKLQIIVCSNGEAGINFEHTGVDGHTVLRYAADVYTELVLLYAKTINPSTPSLFQAKLSPFARSAKGPPPTPEDEIDTTPKKLEWKLTPSLRAGIRFAETRISDLICQNDSQALEFKGYGGTFIKRHGFSPDAFVQMAFQAAYYGLYGRVESTYEPAMTKSFLHGRTEAIRTVQPESVAFVKTFCSETATPQEKIAALHKACKRHTQLTKECSQGLGQDRHMYALHCLARKEVMAYEAAHPTSTLSPRVALRRASLASTNNGDLPNGNGNGNGNGLMSPPKLYSPEIDLDRPSIPAIFTDPGYNLLGTSVLSTSNCGNPALRLFGFGPVTPEGYGIGYIIKDEGISVCMSSKHLQTRRLLHTLKAYLLETQRILIQMWKEANERPVTSFMDHFGILRDARTGKPISMEVEEEEGKEAGEEVLGGFGFFDVGAQNQIPQSRRRKALVGKTLSIAEY; via the exons ATGACAACAATCCCTCAGATCCCCTCCGACACAACAACGACCAAACCGCACATAAACCCAAGCCCGAACCCGCCTCCGCGGCCGCCGGATCTCCCAAGGCTGCCCATCCCGCCACTCAAAGACACCTGCGCACGGTATCTCAGAGCACTCGAAGCTCTCCAAAGCCCCAAAGAGCATGCCAAGACAAAGGAGGTTGTGAAAGAGTTCCTagagggtggagaaggggCGATGTGGCAGGAGAAGTTGGAGGAGTATGCGAAAGATAAGGAGAGTTATATTGAAGAGTTTTGGT ATGAAAGCTATCTTTCCCATTCGGATTCTGTCGTTCTCAGCTTGaatcccttcttcgtcctgTC TTCGGACGTCACTCCTCGGTCAAACCCTCAGCTCTCTCGAGCGGCCGCACTCATAACTTCCACTttgttcttcatccatgacCTTCGTAACGGTTTACTCCAGCCAGATGCTGTCAGGGGAATTCCGTTGGATATGAGCCAGTACGAGAGATTATTCGGTACATGTCGGGTTCCCACAGAT ACTGGATGTAGGATGGAAGTCCATGGTAATGGAAGACATATGGTCGTTTTGAGGCGTGGACAGTTCT ACTGGTTTGACTGTCTCGACTCCAAGAACAGGCCTCTCCTCACTGACCGCGAGATCCTTCACAACTTGGATGCTATCGTCAAAGACGCGGACAAGATTCCTACACATGAA ATTGCCAAAGACTCTGTTGGCATTCTGACCACGGAGTCTCGAAAAATTTGGTCCGGTCTCAGATCTGATTTGATCAATTCCAACAAACTCAACAAGTCTTGCCTCGAAGTTGTCGAGTCTGCGCTTTTTATCGTCTGCTTGGATGATGCAGGACCTGAAGATATGGCTGAGCTTTGCTCAAACTTTTTGTGTGGAGGCTATAAGCTCGAGGGAGGGGTGCAGGTGGGAACTTGCACTAACAGATGGTACGACAAG CTACAAATCATCGTCTGCTCCAATGGCGAAGCAGGTATCAACTTTGAACATACCGGCGTTGACGGCCACACAGTCCTCCGATACGCTGCAGACGTCTACACTGAACTTGTCCTCCTCTACGCCAAAACGATCAACccctccactccttccCTATTCCAAGCCAAACTGTCCCCCTTTGCTCGCTCAGCAAAGGGTCCTCCACCTACTCCTGAAGACGAGATTGATACAACCCCTAAAAAGCTGGAGTGGAAGTTGACACCTAGTTTGAGAGCTGGAATCAGGTTTGCAGAGACCAGGATTAGTGATTTGATCTGTCAGAATGATAGTCAGGCGCTCGAGTTTAAGGGCTATGGGGGAACGTTCATCAAGAGACATGGTTTTAGTCCAGATGCGTTTGTGCAGATGGCTTTCCAAGCAGCTTACTATGGACTTTACG GACGTGTGGAGAGTACTTATGAGCCCGCTATGACCAAGTCTTTCTTGCATGGTCGTACAGAGGCCATTCGGACCGTCCAGCCCGAGAGTGTTGCCTTCGTCAAG ACGTTCTGCTCTGAGACTGCAACACCTCAAGAGAAGATTGCTGCTTTGCACAAAGCATGCAAACGTCATACCCAGCTCACGAAAGAATGCTCTCAAGGGTTAGGGCAGGATCG ACACATGTACGCACTTCATTGCCTCGCCCGAAAAGAAGTGATGGCCTACGAAGCTGCTCACCCGACATCAACTCTCTCTCCACGGGTAGCATTACGCCGTGCGTCACTCGCTTCCACCAATAACGGCGACTTGCCCAATGGGAACGGTAACGGTAACGGTAACGGGCTTATGAGCCCTCCCAAGCTATATTCTCCTGAAATCGACCTGGATCGCCCGAGTATCCCTGCCATTTTCACAGACCCAGGGTATAACCTTCTCGGGACAAGTGTGTTGAGTACGTCGAATTGCGGTAATCCTGCCTTGAGACTGTTTGGGTTTGGACCAGTGACACCTGAGGGTTATGGTATTG GCTATATTATCAAGGACGAAGGGATATCAGTGTGCATGTCGTCCAAACACCTTCAAACGCGACGCCTGCTCCATACCCTCAAAGCATACCTCCTCGAAACCCAGCGTATACTCATCCAGATGTGGAAAGAAGCCAACGAACGACCTGTTACCTCATTCATGGACCATTTTGGTATTTTGCGAGATGCAAGGACAGGCAAGCCCATCAGCATggaggtagaggaagaggaagggaaggaagctggggaagaggTTCTAGGCGGGTTTGGGTTCTTTGACGTTGGGGCGCAGAATCAGATTCCTCagtcgagaagaaggaaggcgTTGGTGGGGAAGACGCTTAGTATTGCAGAGTATTAA
- a CDS encoding hypothetical protein (HMMPfam hit to LIM, LIM domain, score: 68.7, E(): 1.6e-17), translating into MGPGRKVRNTSPAKQFHTNHEQIYHKLCLKCLNCGKRLDSGSLVEHDSHPYCQRCHVVLFGTRDLRHANVLPSIPSTPPKPTPPPSVMTPSYHRPASLTTSSSPRPLPPPTEFYRPPPQRSTPPPEPATPTDPTVPITKPNFREQRPISVPFAGGAKALDDRGLLKKGESPRSKVGGRIIGDDMCGGCGKRVYAAEQVFSVSHKWHRWCLKCNKCKTTLDPSKVSDREGIPYCKNCYAKVGFGAVGFLFAFIIDISLEEFGPSGTLR; encoded by the exons ATGGGGCCAGGCCGAAAGGTTCGTAATACGAGTCCCGCTAAGCAATTTCACACTAACCATGAGCAGATATATCATAAGCTATGTCTGAAATGTCTAAACTGCGGTAAAAGACTGGATTCTGGTAGCCTTGTTGAGCACGATTCCCAT CCGTACTGCCAGAGATGTCATGTCGTCTTGTTTGGAACAAGAG ACCTTCGACACGCCAACGTCCTCCCCTCCATCCCCTCAACACCACCTAAACCAacccctcctccatctgTCATGACTCCTTCATACCACCGTCCTGCCTCTCTcacaacctcctcttcccctcgtcctctacctcctccaacagAATTCTACCGCCCTCCCCCACAGCGTTCTACACCACCTCCTGAACCAGCAACTCCAACCGACCCCACCGTCCCTATTACTAAGCCCAATTTCAGAGAACAAAGGCCGATCAGTGTACCTTTTGCTGGAGGTGCAAAAGCGCTAGACGATAGAGGGTTATtgaagaaaggggagagCCCAAGGAGTAAAGTGGGAGGGAGGATAATAGGGGATGATATGTGTGGAGGATGCGGGAAGAGGGTTTATGCTGCGGAGCAG GTATTTTCTGTTAGCCATAAATGGCACAGATGGTGTTTGAAATGTAACAAGTGTAAGACGACATTAGATCCCTCAAAGGTATCTGATAGAGAAGGCATTCCTTACTGTAAGAACTGTTATGCCAAGGTAGGTTTCGGCGCAGTTGGCTTCCTATTTGCCTTTATAATTGACATATCTTTGGAGGAATTCGGCCCCAGTGGTACTTTAAGATAA
- a CDS encoding hypothetical protein (HMMPfam hit to 2-Hacid_dh_C, D-isomer specific 2-hydroxyacid dehydrogenase, NAD binding domain, score: 73.9, E(): 4e-19): protein MSNDPFESVVITVTLSDRKLAEVRRVFKNVFYHPDGKVPEEHLALVDIWYTSWLGLPKDIKTISQIPRTRIVQLSSAGANIFLGTELMKSDQAKKKIAVCSSSGIHTLSIPQYIICNVINLYMKLQIQFHLARTNAEWPSRDQVLQHAGAAGQTHPGNRCLYGKTIGMLGYGHIARETARLFKAFNCNVIAANSKGDKRPEEGFRLPGTGDEDGSIPGQYYSTTDPESFKEFLSHCDVLVASLPSTPQTTYMLTESHLHTLGSLPEGAVFVNIGRGDLIRSEDILAALDAEGGLFGAVLDVTDPEPLPSGHPLFTHPSVIVTPHTSGSFEGYFDSGADVLLAQGDRLKQDLPPINVVDPTKGY from the exons ATGTCAAACGACCCTTTCGAAAGTGTAGTCATCACGGTAACTCTCTCCGATCGGAAGCTCGCGGAGGTGAGACGCGTGTTCAAGAATGTATTCTACCATCCAGATGGGAAAGTACCGGAGGAACACCTTGCCTTGGTGGATATATGGTACACGAGCTGGTTGGGTCTGCCCAAGGATATCAAGACGATTAGCCAAATACCTCGCACTAGAATAGTGCAACTATCATCAG CTGGAGCCAATATCTTCCTCGGGACGGAATTGATGAAGTCAGACcaggccaagaagaagattgctgTGTGCTCGTCCTCAG GCATCCACACTCTGTCTATCCCGCAATACATTATCTGTAATGTGATAAACT TGTACATGAAACTTCAAATACAATTCCATCTCGCCCGAACCAATGCAGAATGGCCTTCAAGAGACCAGGTTTTGCAACATGCTGGTGCTGCAGGTCAGACACATCCCGGGAACCGTTGTTTGTATGGCAAGACTATTGGAATGTTG GGATATGGGCACATTGCTCGTGAAACGGCACGACTATTCAAAGCCTTCAACTGCAATGTGATTGCTGCAAACTCCAAGGGGGATAAACGACCGGAAGAGGGG TTTCGACTGCCCGGCactggagatgaagatg GCTCGATACCCGGCCAATACTACTCTACAACCGATCCCGAGTCTTTCAAGGAATTTCTGTCCCATTGTGACGTTCTCGTAGCCAGTCTGCCCTCCACACCGCAAACGACCTATATGTTGACTGAATCGCATCTAC ACACTTTAGGTTCATTGCCCGAGGGCGCTGTGTTTGTTAATATCGGTCGTGGGGATTTGATACGTTCGG AGGATATCCTCGCTGCATTGGACGCAGAAGGAGGCCTTTTCGGCGCTGTACTCGATGTGACCGATCCGGAGCCTCTTCCCTCTGGGCACCCGCTCTTCACACACCCTAGTGTTATCGTGACTCCACATACAAGTGGGAGCTTTGAGGGGTATTTTGATAGTGGTGCTGACGTGCTGCTTGCGCAAGGCGATCGATTGAAGCAGGATTTACCTCCTATCAATGTCGTTGATCCTACCAAAGGTTATTAA